From a region of the Chroicocephalus ridibundus chromosome 8, bChrRid1.1, whole genome shotgun sequence genome:
- the TOE1 gene encoding target of EGR1 protein 1 isoform X1 encodes MPTGVETPSQAIRAGREGREGRSAGEGIQQAALPAEAPGSGGGGGGSGHVAAARAGGGRAERQLRGAVALHGAGPAHRHLRRRGHGAERPRRQEVAAEPVHRRAVQGRLQRGQDPLRPVPRRGLFQAAPGEGGCGGRRAALPSCSRVPGLAPGLCGSSRPCIAVPPVPLQSENTYLCQIYNLTLLCTEDYVVEPQSVQFLVQHGFDFNKQYAQGIPYHKGNDKGNEAQSRSVRTFFLELIRAKKPLILHNGLIDLVFLYQCFYAHLPDNLGTFTADLSEMFPAGIYDTKYASEFETRFVASYLEYAYKKCKRENCKLKDSSGQHLTIEFCNYPDNMSHYIDYRHCSLEEESHNVGGGNKVPVCEKFSAYGWCPKGVKCPQSHNIDFIIDEDDKLWEEKRKKRKHKWKRRKNTEEPAKVFEQESSGKEMELSQNGEEGPPRKQSCYEPAAASELAEMTANTEGRPLEENSMDIEAEVSSDTSTQREEGLGSTEGAAAQVAAAVSPSAKGNASDSDQVEGKSEVPTGMGSVHHPDNPETEAGHAAGKEKESYDPPSQGGTHRAGFDAFMTGYIMAYVWMLKKGTNTDTDAGPWLPDCHNKLYLSGKSVPLQIVKSLFSKSSKAHSQKMKLAWASG; translated from the exons ATGCCGACAGGAGTCGAGACGCCTTCTCAGGCAATACGCGCGGGGCGCGAGGGCCGGGAGGGGCGCTCGGCGGGAGAGGGCATCCAGCAGGCAGCCTTGCCGGCGGAGGcccccgggagcggcggcggcggcggcgggagcggccatGTCGCGGCGGCGCGTGCCGGTGGTGGACGTGCAGAGCGACAACTTCGCGGAGCTGTGGCCCTCCATGGTGCTGGCCCTGCGCACCGCCACCTTCGTCGCCGTGGACACg GAGCTGAGCGGCCTCGGCGCCAGGAAGTCGCTGCTGAGCCC GTGCATCGAAGAGCGGTACAAGGCCGTCTGCAGCGCGGCCAGGACCCGCTCCGTCCTGTCCCTCGGCGTGGCCTGTTTCAAGCGGCTCCCGGAGAAGGTGGGTGCGGGGGCCGCAGGGCGGCCCTTCCCTCTTGTTCCCGGGTTCCTGGGCTTGCCCCTGGGCTTTGCGGCAGCTCCCGCCCCTGTATCGCTGtgccccctgtccccctgcagtCGGAGAACACGTACCTCTGCCAGATCTACAACCTGACGCTGCTCTGCACCGAGGACTATGTCGTCGAGCCccagtcggtgcagttcctggTGCAGCACGGCTTTGACTTCAACAAGCAGTACGCCCAGGGCATCCCTTACCACAAGGGCAACGACAAG GGCAACGAGGCCCAGAGCAGGAGCGTTCGGACTTTTTTTCTGGAGCTCATACGAGCGAAGAAGCCTCTCATTCTCCATAATGGCCTGATCGATCTGGTGTTCCTGTACCAGTGCTTCTATGCTCACCTCCCAGACAACCTCGGCACCTTCACCGCTGATCTCTCGGAAATGTTTCCAGCAGGAATATACGACACCAAATATGCTTCAGAGTTTGAGACTCGCTTTGTAGCATCCTACCTGGAGTACGCTTACAAGAAGTG CAAGCGAGAGAACTGCAAGCTGAAGGACTCCAGCGGGCAGCACCTCACCATTGAGTTCTGCAACTACCCAGACAACATGTCCCATTATATCGACTATCGCCACTGCTCTCTGGAAGAAGAAAGCCACAACGTGGGAGGGGGAAATAAGGTGCCCGTCTGCGAGAAATTTTCA gCCTATGGCTGGTGTCCAAAAGGCGTGAAGTGTCCACAGTCTCATAACATTGACTTCATAATTGATGAGGACGACAAGCTTTGGGAGGAGAAACGGAAGAAACGGAAGCACAAATGGAAGCGTCGGAAGAACACAGAAGAGCCTGCAAAGGTGTTTGAACAGGAAAGCTCAGGGAAAGAAATGGAGCTATCTCAGAATGGGGAGGAGGGACCACCACGAAAACAGAGCTGCTACGAGCCTGCAGCTGCCTCAGAGCTAGCAGAGATGACAGCCAACACTGAGGGCAGGCCGCTGGAGGAGAACTCCATGGACATAGAAGCAGAGGTCAGCTCAGACACCAGCACACAACGGGAAGAGGGTCTGGGGAGcactgaaggagctgctgcccaggtAGCAGCTGCTGTGAGCCCTTCTGCCAAGGGAAATGCCTCTGACAGTGACCAAGTGGAGGGAAAGTCAGAGGTTCCCACTGGCATGGGCTCCGTCCATCACCCAGACAACCCCGAGACTGAAGCAGGACATgctgcaggaaaggaaaaggaaagctacGATCCACCTTCACAGGGGGGCACACACCGAGCTGGCTTTGACGCATTCATGACTGGGTATATCATGGCTTATGTCTGGATGCTCAAGAAAGGAACAAACACAGACACTGATGCAGGGCCCTGGTTGCCAGACTGCCACAATAAACTGTACCTCAGTGGGAAATCGGTGCCGCTTCAAATAGTGAAGAGCTTGTTTTCTAAATCTTCCAAAGCTCACAGCCAGAAGATGAAGTTGGCCTGGGCCAGTGGATAG
- the TOE1 gene encoding target of EGR1 protein 1 isoform X2: MSRRRVPVVDVQSDNFAELWPSMVLALRTATFVAVDTELSGLGARKSLLSPCIEERYKAVCSAARTRSVLSLGVACFKRLPEKSENTYLCQIYNLTLLCTEDYVVEPQSVQFLVQHGFDFNKQYAQGIPYHKGNDKGNEAQSRSVRTFFLELIRAKKPLILHNGLIDLVFLYQCFYAHLPDNLGTFTADLSEMFPAGIYDTKYASEFETRFVASYLEYAYKKCKRENCKLKDSSGQHLTIEFCNYPDNMSHYIDYRHCSLEEESHNVGGGNKVPVCEKFSAYGWCPKGVKCPQSHNIDFIIDEDDKLWEEKRKKRKHKWKRRKNTEEPAKVFEQESSGKEMELSQNGEEGPPRKQSCYEPAAASELAEMTANTEGRPLEENSMDIEAEVSSDTSTQREEGLGSTEGAAAQVAAAVSPSAKGNASDSDQVEGKSEVPTGMGSVHHPDNPETEAGHAAGKEKESYDPPSQGGTHRAGFDAFMTGYIMAYVWMLKKGTNTDTDAGPWLPDCHNKLYLSGKSVPLQIVKSLFSKSSKAHSQKMKLAWASG; the protein is encoded by the exons atGTCGCGGCGGCGCGTGCCGGTGGTGGACGTGCAGAGCGACAACTTCGCGGAGCTGTGGCCCTCCATGGTGCTGGCCCTGCGCACCGCCACCTTCGTCGCCGTGGACACg GAGCTGAGCGGCCTCGGCGCCAGGAAGTCGCTGCTGAGCCC GTGCATCGAAGAGCGGTACAAGGCCGTCTGCAGCGCGGCCAGGACCCGCTCCGTCCTGTCCCTCGGCGTGGCCTGTTTCAAGCGGCTCCCGGAGAAG tCGGAGAACACGTACCTCTGCCAGATCTACAACCTGACGCTGCTCTGCACCGAGGACTATGTCGTCGAGCCccagtcggtgcagttcctggTGCAGCACGGCTTTGACTTCAACAAGCAGTACGCCCAGGGCATCCCTTACCACAAGGGCAACGACAAG GGCAACGAGGCCCAGAGCAGGAGCGTTCGGACTTTTTTTCTGGAGCTCATACGAGCGAAGAAGCCTCTCATTCTCCATAATGGCCTGATCGATCTGGTGTTCCTGTACCAGTGCTTCTATGCTCACCTCCCAGACAACCTCGGCACCTTCACCGCTGATCTCTCGGAAATGTTTCCAGCAGGAATATACGACACCAAATATGCTTCAGAGTTTGAGACTCGCTTTGTAGCATCCTACCTGGAGTACGCTTACAAGAAGTG CAAGCGAGAGAACTGCAAGCTGAAGGACTCCAGCGGGCAGCACCTCACCATTGAGTTCTGCAACTACCCAGACAACATGTCCCATTATATCGACTATCGCCACTGCTCTCTGGAAGAAGAAAGCCACAACGTGGGAGGGGGAAATAAGGTGCCCGTCTGCGAGAAATTTTCA gCCTATGGCTGGTGTCCAAAAGGCGTGAAGTGTCCACAGTCTCATAACATTGACTTCATAATTGATGAGGACGACAAGCTTTGGGAGGAGAAACGGAAGAAACGGAAGCACAAATGGAAGCGTCGGAAGAACACAGAAGAGCCTGCAAAGGTGTTTGAACAGGAAAGCTCAGGGAAAGAAATGGAGCTATCTCAGAATGGGGAGGAGGGACCACCACGAAAACAGAGCTGCTACGAGCCTGCAGCTGCCTCAGAGCTAGCAGAGATGACAGCCAACACTGAGGGCAGGCCGCTGGAGGAGAACTCCATGGACATAGAAGCAGAGGTCAGCTCAGACACCAGCACACAACGGGAAGAGGGTCTGGGGAGcactgaaggagctgctgcccaggtAGCAGCTGCTGTGAGCCCTTCTGCCAAGGGAAATGCCTCTGACAGTGACCAAGTGGAGGGAAAGTCAGAGGTTCCCACTGGCATGGGCTCCGTCCATCACCCAGACAACCCCGAGACTGAAGCAGGACATgctgcaggaaaggaaaaggaaagctacGATCCACCTTCACAGGGGGGCACACACCGAGCTGGCTTTGACGCATTCATGACTGGGTATATCATGGCTTATGTCTGGATGCTCAAGAAAGGAACAAACACAGACACTGATGCAGGGCCCTGGTTGCCAGACTGCCACAATAAACTGTACCTCAGTGGGAAATCGGTGCCGCTTCAAATAGTGAAGAGCTTGTTTTCTAAATCTTCCAAAGCTCACAGCCAGAAGATGAAGTTGGCCTGGGCCAGTGGATAG